The following proteins are co-located in the Pseudomonas fluorescens genome:
- the thiO gene encoding glycine oxidase ThiO, which translates to MAKQQKVVIVGGGVIGLLTAFNLATRGQAVVLLDRSGLGQESSWAGGGIVSPLYPWRYSPAVTALAHWSQDFYPQLAQRLFAATGVDPEVHTTGLYWLDLEDEAEALAWAAREGRPLSKVDVSAAHDAVPVLGGGYSQAVYMADVANVRNPRLVKSLKAALLALPGVTLHEQCEVHGFVLEGGDIVGVDTAAGQILGDQVVLAAGAWSGELLGKLSLSLPVEPVKGQMILYKCASDFLSSMVLAKGRYAIPRRDGHILIGSTLEHEGFDKTPTEPALESLKASAVELIPALADAEVVGHWAGLRPGSPEGIPYIGEVPGFKGLWLNCGHYRNGLVLAPASCQLFADLLLGAAPIIDPAPYAPAGRINAG; encoded by the coding sequence ATGGCTAAGCAACAGAAAGTGGTGATTGTCGGTGGTGGAGTCATCGGGTTGTTGACGGCATTCAACCTGGCCACCCGAGGGCAGGCCGTCGTACTGCTGGATCGCTCCGGGCTTGGCCAGGAATCTTCATGGGCGGGCGGCGGCATCGTTTCACCGCTTTACCCGTGGCGCTACAGCCCGGCAGTCACCGCGCTGGCCCACTGGTCCCAGGATTTTTATCCACAGCTGGCGCAGCGCTTGTTCGCCGCCACGGGCGTTGATCCAGAAGTTCATACCACGGGCTTGTACTGGCTGGACCTGGAGGATGAAGCTGAAGCACTGGCCTGGGCTGCCCGAGAAGGCCGGCCGCTGAGCAAAGTGGATGTGTCTGCCGCCCATGATGCTGTGCCGGTGCTCGGTGGTGGTTATTCCCAGGCGGTCTACATGGCGGATGTGGCCAATGTGCGCAATCCGCGGCTGGTCAAATCCCTCAAAGCGGCGTTATTGGCGCTACCCGGCGTGACCCTGCATGAGCAGTGCGAAGTCCATGGGTTTGTTCTTGAGGGTGGCGACATAGTGGGGGTGGACACGGCCGCCGGGCAGATTCTTGGCGATCAGGTGGTGCTGGCTGCCGGTGCCTGGAGCGGGGAGCTGCTGGGCAAGCTGAGCTTGTCGTTACCTGTGGAACCGGTCAAAGGCCAAATGATTTTGTACAAGTGTGCGTCGGATTTCTTGTCGAGCATGGTTCTGGCCAAAGGCCGCTACGCGATCCCGCGGCGTGACGGGCACATTCTGATCGGCAGTACGCTGGAACATGAAGGGTTCGACAAGACCCCGACCGAGCCTGCGCTGGAAAGCCTCAAGGCCTCGGCTGTGGAATTGATTCCCGCGTTGGCGGACGCCGAGGTTGTGGGCCATTGGGCCGGTTTGCGCCCCGGGTCGCCGGAAGGTATCCCTTACATCGGCGAGGTTCCGGGTTTCAAAGGGCTTTGGCTCAATTGCGGGCATTACCGCAACGGGCTGGTGCTCGCGCCTGCATCCTGCCAGCTATTCGCTGACCTGCTGCTGGGGGCCGCACCGATCATTGACCCGGCGCCTTACGCACCGGCAGGTCGGATCAACGCTGGATAG
- a CDS encoding PP0621 family protein has translation MVRLLFWIAVIAAAVWFWRKFKSPAAKQQRPAAPDAALMVRCAHCGVHLPQDRALSSRQAWYCTQAHLEQGPKSIQR, from the coding sequence ATGGTTCGTCTACTGTTCTGGATTGCCGTCATTGCTGCCGCGGTATGGTTCTGGCGCAAATTCAAAAGCCCGGCGGCTAAACAGCAACGCCCCGCCGCGCCTGACGCCGCCTTGATGGTGCGCTGTGCCCACTGCGGCGTGCACCTGCCGCAGGATCGCGCACTCAGTTCACGCCAAGCGTGGTACTGCACCCAAGCGCATCTGGAACAAGGGCCAAAGTCTATCCAGCGTTGA
- a CDS encoding outer membrane protein assembly factor BamD: MQVKHLLLIAILAMTAACSSTKEVVDENLSEVELYQLAQKDLDNNSYTSATAKLKALESRYPFGRYADQAQLELIYANYKNAEPEAAKSAAERFIRLHPQHPNVDYAYYMKGLTSFDQDVGLLARFLPLDMTKRDPGAARDSYNEFAQLTSRFPNSRYAPDAKQRMIYLRNLLASYEIHVAHYYLTRQAYVAAANRGRYVVENFQETPSVGDGLAVMTEAYQRLHLDALAATSLETLKLNYPDHPSLKDGQFVPQVAEVDNRSWLSKYTLGLIESRPPLPPGETRANQEVMKQYQDAKDAIPSDLKPHDANGDVIEEEAPQALGNNQDRSWFSYMTFGVFD, encoded by the coding sequence ATGCAAGTGAAACACCTGCTGCTGATCGCCATCCTCGCCATGACTGCTGCTTGCTCGTCAACAAAGGAAGTCGTCGACGAAAACCTGAGCGAAGTCGAGCTGTATCAATTAGCTCAAAAAGACTTGGACAATAATAGCTACACCAGCGCCACAGCCAAGCTGAAGGCACTGGAGTCGCGCTATCCGTTCGGGCGCTATGCCGACCAGGCCCAGCTTGAGCTGATCTACGCCAACTACAAGAACGCCGAGCCGGAGGCCGCCAAGTCTGCTGCCGAGCGTTTTATCCGTCTGCACCCGCAACACCCGAACGTGGACTACGCCTACTACATGAAGGGCCTGACCTCGTTCGACCAGGACGTTGGCCTGCTGGCGCGCTTCCTGCCGCTGGACATGACCAAGCGTGACCCGGGTGCTGCACGCGACTCCTACAACGAGTTCGCCCAGCTGACCAGCCGCTTCCCCAACAGCCGCTACGCGCCGGACGCCAAGCAGCGCATGATCTACCTGCGCAACCTGCTGGCCTCCTACGAGATTCACGTTGCCCACTACTACCTGACCCGTCAGGCGTATGTCGCTGCCGCCAACCGTGGCCGCTATGTGGTGGAGAACTTCCAGGAAACCCCATCCGTGGGTGACGGCCTGGCAGTGATGACCGAGGCTTACCAGCGCCTTCACCTGGACGCCCTGGCGGCCACCAGCCTGGAAACCCTGAAGCTCAACTACCCCGACCACCCAAGCCTCAAGGACGGCCAGTTCGTGCCTCAGGTTGCCGAAGTGGACAACCGTTCGTGGCTGAGCAAGTACACCTTGGGCCTCATCGAGTCCCGTCCACCGTTGCCGCCGGGCGAAACCCGCGCCAACCAGGAAGTGATGAAGCAGTACCAGGATGCCAAGGACGCTATTCCTTCGGACCTCAAGCCGCATGACGCAAACGGTGATGTGATCGAAGAAGAAGCACCACAGGCCCTTGGCAACAACCAGGACCGTTCGTGGTTCAGCTACATGACCTTCGGTGTCTTCGACTGA
- the rluD gene encoding 23S rRNA pseudouridine(1911/1915/1917) synthase RluD, translating to MSDKIELRAEVPSELGGQRLDQVAAQLFAEHSRSRLSAWIKDGRLTVDGAVIRPRDIVHGGAILELTAEQEAQGEWVAQDIELDIVYEDDDILVINKPAGLVVHPAAGHADGTLLNALLHHVPDIINVPRCGIVHRLDKDTTGLMVVAKTIQAQTQLVTQLQSRSVSRIYECIVIGVVVAGGKINAPIGRHGQQRQRMAVMEGGKQAVSHYRVLERFRSHTHVRVKLETGRTHQIRVHMAHINFPLVGDPAYGGRFRIPPAASVTMVESLKSFPRQALHARFLELDHPTSGKRMSWESPLPDDLVWLLSLLKQDREAFIG from the coding sequence ATGTCCGATAAAATTGAACTTCGCGCAGAGGTGCCGTCCGAATTGGGCGGCCAACGCCTCGATCAAGTCGCCGCACAATTATTCGCTGAGCACTCGCGCTCGCGCCTTTCCGCCTGGATCAAAGACGGCCGCCTGACTGTGGATGGAGCGGTTATCCGCCCGCGAGACATAGTCCATGGCGGTGCGATTCTTGAGCTGACTGCCGAGCAGGAAGCCCAGGGAGAATGGGTCGCTCAGGACATCGAGCTGGATATCGTCTATGAAGATGACGACATCCTGGTCATCAACAAACCCGCAGGCCTGGTGGTTCACCCGGCAGCCGGGCACGCTGATGGCACCTTGCTCAATGCCTTGTTGCACCACGTGCCGGACATTATCAATGTCCCGCGCTGCGGCATCGTGCACCGCCTGGATAAGGACACCACCGGCTTGATGGTGGTGGCCAAGACGATCCAGGCCCAGACGCAGCTGGTCACACAATTGCAGAGTCGCAGCGTCAGCCGAATCTACGAGTGCATCGTGATCGGCGTGGTGGTGGCGGGTGGCAAGATCAACGCCCCCATTGGCCGTCACGGCCAGCAGCGCCAGCGTATGGCGGTAATGGAAGGTGGCAAGCAGGCCGTCAGCCACTACCGTGTGCTGGAGCGTTTCCGGTCCCACACTCACGTGCGGGTCAAGCTCGAAACCGGTCGCACGCACCAGATTCGCGTGCACATGGCGCACATTAATTTCCCGTTGGTCGGAGATCCTGCCTACGGTGGTCGCTTCCGTATTCCGCCGGCTGCCAGTGTGACCATGGTTGAATCGCTGAAATCCTTCCCGCGCCAGGCCTTGCACGCACGCTTCCTGGAACTGGATCATCCGACGAGCGGTAAGCGGATGAGCTGGGAATCGCCTCTGCCGGACGATCTGGTCTGGTTGCTGTCGCTGCTCAAGCAGGATCGTGAGGCGTTTATCGGATGA
- the pgeF gene encoding peptidoglycan editing factor PgeF has translation MSDWLIPDWPAPAQVKACVTTRAGGVSLAPFDSLNLGDHVEDSLEAVLENRRRLTDAFHIQPAWLRQVHGTAVVEADPSRIAEADGSWTSTPGIACTSMTADCLPALFCNRAGTRVAAAHAGWRGLAAGVLEAACESLAAEPGEVLVWLGPAIGPQAFEVGPEVRDAFMQPLPVTAEAFVPSHNPGKYMADIYQLARLRLAARGVTAVYGGGLCTVTDPRFFSYRRSPRTGRFASLIWLER, from the coding sequence ATGAGTGACTGGCTGATTCCTGACTGGCCTGCGCCGGCTCAGGTCAAAGCCTGCGTCACTACCCGTGCGGGCGGCGTCAGCTTGGCGCCGTTCGACAGCCTTAACCTGGGCGATCATGTCGAGGACAGCCTTGAGGCTGTTCTTGAAAACCGTCGCCGCCTGACCGACGCATTCCACATTCAGCCTGCCTGGCTGCGCCAAGTCCACGGGACCGCTGTGGTTGAGGCGGACCCATCGCGCATTGCAGAGGCCGATGGCAGTTGGACCAGCACGCCGGGTATTGCCTGCACATCCATGACCGCCGATTGCTTGCCCGCGTTGTTCTGCAACCGTGCCGGCACGCGTGTGGCCGCCGCCCATGCCGGTTGGCGTGGCTTGGCGGCGGGTGTGCTTGAAGCCGCCTGCGAAAGCCTGGCGGCCGAACCTGGCGAAGTGTTGGTCTGGCTGGGTCCTGCCATTGGGCCGCAGGCCTTTGAAGTCGGCCCGGAAGTGCGGGACGCTTTTATGCAGCCACTGCCGGTCACTGCCGAAGCCTTTGTTCCAAGCCACAATCCCGGCAAGTACATGGCTGACATCTACCAGCTGGCACGGCTGCGGCTGGCCGCACGCGGTGTCACCGCTGTTTACGGTGGCGGTCTCTGCACCGTGACCGATCCGCGCTTCTTTTCTTACCGGCGCAGCCCTCGCACCGGTCGGTTTGCCTCCCTGATCTGGC